DNA from Mycobacterium bourgelatii:
GCCGTCAGCGCCCGTCGATGAGCCAAAATCCCGCCCGAGCGGTCAGCTCACGTTCTTCAAGATCGAAACGATGTTGAAAAAGCCGGGTACCCCGGTGCCGCTATTGAATAGGCCAGAGATTATTCCGGCATAAACGGGCCCATATTCAGCTACTGGGACGCCCCGGTTGAAGAAGCCCGAGATTTGGCCATTTATGCCAAACATACCGTTTGCGCCACTGGCGGAGTTGAAGAATCCGGACATTCCGCCGTTGCTCATGGCGCCTGCCGCTGTGTTGACGTCGTCGCCGCAAGCGACACCAGATGTGCCGACTTCAGGCGGTGCATTCTGCAATGCGGCGCCGTAGAAAGTCGCGGGCCGGTTCAGAGCCGTTGTATTCCAACGCAGTTCGGTACCAGGTGAGCGCTTCGGTACTGCGTCCCGCGCGGCGCAGCAGATCGGCGCGCACCGACGCAACCAAACTCGAGCGGGCCAGCCGCGGATCGCCGGCGACTTCTTCCAATGCGGCCAGGCCGGCGTCGGGGCCGTCGCGAAAGCCCACCGCGAGCGCTCGATTGGTCATCACCACCGGAGAATTGGTCACGCTCAGCAGCCGATCGTAGGCCGCGCAGATCGTCGTCCAGTCCGTCTCCTCGAAAGACGGAGCGGTCGCGTGCACCGCGGCGATCACCGCCTGCGGCAGGTATGGGCCGGTCGATCCCTCGGCCCGCCGCAACTGCTCCAAACCGCGAGCGATGCGTGCGCTGTCCCACCGCGAACGCGGCTGCTCCTCGAGCGGGACCAGGGCTCCGTTGTCGTCCACCCGAGTCGGCCGTCGCGAATCGTGAAGCAGCACAAGGGCTGCCAAGGCATGCGAGTCCAGCTCGTGCGGCATCAGCGCGCAGATTTCACCGGCTAACCTGACCCCTTCGTCGCATAGTTCGTCGCGGATCGCCGAGGGTCCCGCCGTTGACCAATAGCCCTCGGTGAACACCGAATAAATGCAGCTCAGCACATGCGGCGTGCGCTCTGGCAACAGTTCTGCGGGTGGCACTCGCAGCGGGATGTTGGCGTGCCGAATCTTGTTCTTGGCGCGAGTGATTCGCTGACCGACCGCCGCCTCGGTCTGTAGTAGCGCGCGAGCGATCTCGGCGACGGTCAACCCGGACACCAGTCGCAATGTGAGCGCCAGCTGGGACTGCCGGTCCAAGGCGGGGTGCGCGCACGTGAACATCATCCGCAATTCGTCGTCGCGGACGGGCTGCGGGTCGCTGTGTTCGGTCCGGGCCCGGATATCGTCTATCACAGCCGCCAATTCCTTTCCCGGACGGGCGGATTCGCGACGCAGCCGATCCCGTGCGCGATTACGGGCGACCGTGACCAGCCAGGCGCCGGGATTGTCCGGCGGTCCGTCGGCGGGCCAGGTCCGGAGCGCTTCGGCGCAGGCCTCCTGGACGGCGTCCTCCGCGATGGTGAGGTCGCCGGACCACCGCGCAAGCGCAGCGACGGCGGGTCCCCATTCCCGACGGAAGACGCCGTCCAGATTGGTCATGCGTGCCGCTACAGCCCCGAAACTCCTGCGAGTTGGCGCAACTCGACAGCGGTGGCGGGGATCATCGAGGCCAGCTTGACGGCCTCGTCTTGATCGTGGGCGTCTAAGAGATAGAAACCATTGGCTACCTCGGCACCTTCCGCATAGGGCCCGTCGGTGATCAGCACCTCGCCGTTTCGGACACGTACCGTCGTCGCCGACGTCGGGCCATGGAGTGCGGCGCCGCCAGCAATGGCAGTGCCCGCGGTCGCGGCGAAGTCTCCATGCCGTGCGGCAATGGCCTGCCATTCTCGCGTGCCCGGCTCGAATGCGGTTGCCGGTGGTTCCAGCAGCAGAGCCAGCCACCGGCCGGTGCCCGACCAATCGGGTTCGGCGGCATGGTAAATCGGCCAGACCTCGACAGCCCCGAAATCGGCAACGGGGACGGCGCGCGCCAATGCCAGCGCCTCGTCGAGGTTCTCCGCCTCGAAAACGTAGTAGCCGCAGGCCAACTCGGCGGACTCGGCGAACGGCCCGTCGGTGGCGATGGGCGCATCGGGTCCGCCGGTGACGCGCACCGCCTCCGTCGCGGGCGCCAGCGCATCACCGGCGCGAATCGCCGAGGCCGCTTTGGCATGGAAGTCCTGGAAGGCGGCCATTGCTGCCTGGCCGTCCTCGGGTGTGCGGTCGCTCTCCCTGCTGATCAACAACGCGAAATACTGCATGTCGTCACCTCCGAGTAGTGAGCGAAACCCCCTGTTTCACTCTCTACCTATCCGACGAACGACGCAGCCCCGATCCGACACCAATCCGTAGGTCAGGTTGGCGCGTCAGGCAGCCGCAGCAGGCTTGAGGTAGGTGACCAGGCTGACGTCGAGCATCTCGTCATCGAAGTAGTGCTCGCAGCCACGCAGGTACTTCATGTAGCGGTCGTAGACCTCTTCAGAGGTGATGCTGATGGCCTCGTCCCTGTTGGCTTCCAGATTGTCGCCCCAAATCCGCAGCGTCTTGATGTAGTGCGGGCGCAGCGACACCGGCTCGGGCACGACGAAGCCGGCCTTCTCACCGTGTTCGACCATCATCTCGGTGGTCGGCAGGCGACCACCCGGGAAGATTTCGGTGATGATGAATTTGATGAACCGCATCGTTTCGAACGTCAGCTTCTTGCCGCGTGCGTTCAGGTTGTACGGGTGGTAGCTCACGCTGCTCTGAACGGTCATCCGGCCGTCGTCGGGCATGATGTCGAAACATCGCTTGAAGAAGTCGTCATAGTTCTCATGGCCGAAGTGCTCGAACGCCTCGATGGACACGATCCGGTCGACCGGTTCGTGGAAGTCTTCCCAGCCATGCAAAAGCACCCGGCGGGAGCGGTTGGTGTCGAGTGATTCCAGCACCTGCTGAGCACGGGCGTGCTGGTTGTTGGACAACGTCAAACCGACGACATTGACGTCGTACTTCTCGACCGCGCGCTTCATCGTGGTGCCCCACCCACAGCCGATGTCGAGCAGCGTCATACCCGGCTTGAGGTCCAGCTGGTCCAGGTTCAGATCGACCTTGGCTATCTGAGCTTCTTCGAGCGAGATGCCTGGCGGCTCGAAGTACGCACAGCTGTAGGTGCGTGTCGCGTCCTGGAATAGGCCGAAAAATTCGTCCGAGACGTCGTAGTGAGCCTGAATATCTTGGAAGCTGGTTCGCGTCTTCGTCGGGCTAGGCGGGTTCTCGGCCATTATCGTCTTTCTTTTTCCTCATGGGTGGTGTCACCGGGCTCAGCACGCGCACGAGGCCCCGGCCGGAGTGCCTACCGTATGAATTCTTGAGGCCGTTTACAAAACGCGTAGATGTGCACCCGAAGCCTGTCGTTGACACGAAGTCTACTTCGCCAGGGTGAAGTGGTTGCAGTCGATATAGCCAATGCGGAACGCCTTGGCGCATCCAGTCAGGTATTTCATGTACCGGTCGTAGACCTCTTCCGACTGGATCTCGATGGCCTCCTCCCGGTGGGCCTGCAGCGCCTCGCTCCAACAATCCAGGGTCTTGGCGAAATCAAGCTGTAGCGACTGGATCTGGGTCACTGTGAACCCGACCTTTGTCGCGTGATCCTCAACCTTCTCGATCATTGGCAATCGGCCGCCCGGGAAGATCTCGGTGATGATGAACTTCATGAACTTCGCCCACTCGATGGTGAAAGGCATGCCGCGTTCCATAATCTGCCTCGGGTGTAACCCGGTGATCACATGCAGCAGCATGACCCCGTCAGCGGGCAGGGCGTCGTAGACAAATTTGAAGAAGTCGTCGTAACGGTGGAAGCCGAAGTGCTCTAGGGCTTCGATGGTGACGATTCGGTCCACCGGCTCATTGAAATCGGCCCAGTCGCTGAGCAGCACGCGGTGTGAGCGGTTGGTGTCGACTTCATCGAGCAACCGTTGGCAGTACGCGTGTTGATTTTCCGACAGGGTTAGCCCGATGACATTGACGTCGAACTTTTCCATGGCCCGTTTCAAGACCGGGCCCCAGCCACAACCGATGTCCAGCAGCGTCATGCCCGGCTGCAGCCCAAGCTTGCCCAGAGCCAGGTCGATCTTGGCGAGTTGGGCTTCGTGCAGGCTCATGGCCTCGTGTTCGAAGTACGCGCAGCTGTAGGTGCGCGTCGGGTCTACGAACAGGCCGAAGAACTCGTCGGACAGGTCGTAATGTGCCCTGACGTCATCGGTGTTGGACCGCAAGCTACCTGCGCGCGTGGAAACTTCCGACATCTGTCCTCCCGACAGGGCGACCCCGCCCCCCCGGCGAGGTGGTCATTTCCCCGGACCCTACACGCCCCCGGCCGCATCGCGTGCATTTGAAGGCGGGTAAACGGGATTTTCTCGACACGTCCCTACTGCTTGGCGAGCGTGAACTGGTTGACGTCGATGTAGCCGACGCGGAAGGCGTTGGCGCAGCCCGTCAGGTACTTCATGTACCGCTCGTAGACCTCTTCCGATTGAATACGAATGGCGTCGTCCTTGCGGGACTCCAGCGCAGCGGCCCAGATGTCCAAGGTCTTCGCGTAGTGCGCCTGCAGCGACTGGCGTCGGGTCAGCGTGAAGCCTGCCTTCGCCGAGTGCTCCTCGACCTTCTCGATCGACGGCAACCGGCCGCCGGGGAATATCTCGGTGACGATGAACTTGATGAAGCGAGCCATCTCAAAGGTCAACGGCATACCGCGCTCAACGATCTGGGGACCGGTCAAACCCGTGATGGTGTGCAGCAGCATCACGCCGTCGGCCGGCAGGATCGTGTTGGCCAACGCAAAAAAGTCGTCGTACCGATCGTGGCCGAAATGCTCGAATGCGCCGATCGACACGATCCTGTCGACGGGCTCGTCGAACTGCTCCCAGCCGTTCAGCAGCACCCGCCTGGTCCGGGACGTGTCCATCGCGTCGAACTGCTTCTGTACGTGGGCCGCCTGGTTCTTGCTCAATGTCAGCCCGACGACGTTGACGTCGTACTTCTCGACGGCGCGGCGCATGGTGGCGCCCCAGCCGCATCCGACGTCGAGCAGGGTCATGCCGGGCTGCAGGCCGAGTTTGCCCAGCGCCAGGTCGATCTTGGCGATCTGAGCCTCTTCCAGGGTCATGTCATCGCGTTCGAAGTATGCGCAGCTATAGGTCTGGGTCGGATCCAGAAACAGCCGGAAGAAGTCGTCGGACAGGTCGTAATGGGCCTGGACGTCGTCGAAGTGCGGTGTCAGCTTTTCAGCCATGTGATGGTGTTGCCTTCCTGAGACCGCCAAGGCCCCACGCTTGCATGCGAACTGCATTTCCCCCGCGCATGCTGGTCGCATGCTATCCGACGCGACAGGCCATCACTAGACTGCGCGGTTAGCGAGAAAGCCGTTTCCCCAGGTCAAACGACTTTTCGGGCGGCTTAAGCCGCTACTTCGTCAGCGTGTACTGAGCGACGTTGGACAAGCCCTTGCGGAAGAGACCCGCACAGCCGGTGAGGTAGCGCATGAAGCGGTCGTACACCTCTTGCGACTGGATGGCGATGGCCTTCTCCCGGTTGGCTTCCAGATTGGCCGCCCACATATCCAGCGTCCGCGCGTAGTGCGCTTGCAGGTACTGGATCTCGCCGACCGAGAACCCGCTGTTCTTGGCGTTGTCGATGATGTCCTCTTCGCCGCACATCCCGCCGCCGGGGAAGATCTCCGTCGCCAGGAACCGGAAGAACCGCAAGTCGCTCATGGTCACGGTGATGCCGTGCTCGCGCCAATACGTCTGTTTGCGGGTGAAGATGCTGTGCAAGAGCATGCTGCCGTCGTCGGGCAGCAGCTCGTAGGCGCGATCGAAGAACAGCGGCCAACGTTCCTTCTTGAAGGCGTCGAAAGCCTCAAAGCTGACGATGCGGTCGACCTTTTCGTTGAACTCTTCCCAGCCCTGCAGTCGCGCCTCGGCGCGCCGCGTCGTCGGGATCGCGGCGAGCCGGGCCTTGCTGCGTTCGTAGTGGTTTCGGCTCAAGGTGATGCCGATGACGTTGACGTCGTACTTCTCCAACGCCCGGACCACCGCGCCGCCCCAGCCGCAGCCGACGTCGAGCAGCGTCATGCCCGGCTCGAGGTTCAGCTTGTCCAGCGCGAGATCAAGTTTCGCGAGTTGCGCCTCTTCCAGCGTCATGTCTTCGTCTTTGAAGTACGCGCAGGTGTAGACCATGTTGGGGTCTAGGAACAACGCGAAGAAGTCGTCAGAGATGTCGTAGGTTGCCTGCGATTCTTCGTAAAAGGGTCTGAGTTCCGTCATGGTGTCGCAACCTCCCGGGCCAACCGTAGCAATGTCGAATGTGTTGGGGATGCAAAGCTCCCAGTCCTGCGCCCCGTCATGCGGTCTGGGCGAAGTTGACTGTCAGCTCGCTGATCACCCGATCCCAGAGCTGTCTGGGCAAGTCATGGCCCATGCCGTCGACCAAGACCAGCCGGGCACCGTCGATCGCGCGTGCGATTGCGCGGCCACCCGTGGGTCGCATCAGCTTGTCGGCACGACCATGGATGACGACGGTCGGTGCGGTGATGCGCCGGTTGTACCGCAACAGGCTGCCGCTGGCCATGATCGCCCCGAACTGTTGGGCGATGCCCCATGGGTGGAAACTGCGCTCGTAGGCCTCGATGGCGTCGGCCCGCAGCTGCTCTTCGTCGGTCCGGAAGCCAGGACTGCCGATGATTCTGCTGACCCGCACGGCGTTGTCGATGATGACGTCCCGCGGCGAACTCGGCGACGGCCCCTTGATGAGTGACAGCAGGGCACGCGGCGCCGGCGGAGGCAGGAACGGGCGGTTGTTGCTCGAGAAGATGATGCCCAGGCTCTTCGTCCGCTCGGCGAACTGTGCGGCGAATATCTGGGCGATCATGCCGCCCATCGAGGCACCGACAACGTGGGCGCGATCGATGCCGAGATGCTCGAGCAGTGCAGCGGCGTCGTCGGCCATGTCTTCCAGCCGGTAGGCGGCCTCGCTGGGTAGGCCGAGCCAGGACCGGCTTAGTCGCAGGGGCAGCGGTTGTCCGCCACGGTACGGGTCGGTCTTGGTGGACAGCCCGACGTCGCGGTTGTCGTACCTGATGACGCGCAGGCCCTGGCTGACGAGCTTCTCGCAAAACTCGGTCCGCCACAGCAGCAGTTGGGCGCCCAAGCCCATGATCAGCAATACGGGCGGGTCGTCGGGGTCGCCCATGTCCTCGTAGTAGAGCTTGACATCACCCGATACCGCGGTGCCGCTGCGAACTTCCACTAGTTCCTAGACCTCGACATCCGCTTGGTGTTCGCGGCTGACCTCGACCATGAAGTTGGCGAAGTATCCGGTCAGCTGCGGGTCCGACATCATCTGCCACTTGGGTGCCAACAGCTTCATATACCGCTCGACATAGAGGAACTGCTTGCCGATCAGCACCAGCTCGCGGGGCAGCTTGACATCGTAGGCGTCGGCCAGCGCGGACAGCTGCCGGCCGATGTCGGCATAGGACATATCACCCAGTGACTGCATGGTGAGCGGAGTGGCGAACTTCTCCAAGTCCTTGGCCGCCTGCGCTTCGGGCTTGACGGTTCCTACCGCGCCCATCAGCACCACGATCTTGCCCGCCGCCGCGTGATCCTTCTTGACCAGCAGCGCGTACACCAGCTCGCGCAACAGCCAACGCGTTCGGGGATCGATGCGGCCCATGATCCCGAAGTCGAAGAACACGATGCGGCCCTCGTCGTCGACGTACAGATTGCCCGCGTGCAGATCGCCGTGGAACAACCCGTGCCGCAGGCCGCCTTCGAACACGCTGAACAACAGCGCCTTCACCAGCTCGGTGCCGTCGAAGCCGGCCTTGCGGATGGCGGCGACGTCGTCGATGCGGATGCCCTGCACCCGTTCCATCGTCAGCACC
Protein-coding regions in this window:
- a CDS encoding cyclopropane mycolic acid synthase family methyltransferase; amino-acid sequence: MSEVSTRAGSLRSNTDDVRAHYDLSDEFFGLFVDPTRTYSCAYFEHEAMSLHEAQLAKIDLALGKLGLQPGMTLLDIGCGWGPVLKRAMEKFDVNVIGLTLSENQHAYCQRLLDEVDTNRSHRVLLSDWADFNEPVDRIVTIEALEHFGFHRYDDFFKFVYDALPADGVMLLHVITGLHPRQIMERGMPFTIEWAKFMKFIITEIFPGGRLPMIEKVEDHATKVGFTVTQIQSLQLDFAKTLDCWSEALQAHREEAIEIQSEEVYDRYMKYLTGCAKAFRIGYIDCNHFTLAK
- the mmaA2 gene encoding cyclopropane mycolic acid synthase MmaA2, whose protein sequence is MAEKLTPHFDDVQAHYDLSDDFFRLFLDPTQTYSCAYFERDDMTLEEAQIAKIDLALGKLGLQPGMTLLDVGCGWGATMRRAVEKYDVNVVGLTLSKNQAAHVQKQFDAMDTSRTRRVLLNGWEQFDEPVDRIVSIGAFEHFGHDRYDDFFALANTILPADGVMLLHTITGLTGPQIVERGMPLTFEMARFIKFIVTEIFPGGRLPSIEKVEEHSAKAGFTLTRRQSLQAHYAKTLDIWAAALESRKDDAIRIQSEEVYERYMKYLTGCANAFRVGYIDVNQFTLAKQ
- the mmaA4 gene encoding hydroxymycolate synthase MmaA4; translation: MAENPPSPTKTRTSFQDIQAHYDVSDEFFGLFQDATRTYSCAYFEPPGISLEEAQIAKVDLNLDQLDLKPGMTLLDIGCGWGTTMKRAVEKYDVNVVGLTLSNNQHARAQQVLESLDTNRSRRVLLHGWEDFHEPVDRIVSIEAFEHFGHENYDDFFKRCFDIMPDDGRMTVQSSVSYHPYNLNARGKKLTFETMRFIKFIITEIFPGGRLPTTEMMVEHGEKAGFVVPEPVSLRPHYIKTLRIWGDNLEANRDEAISITSEEVYDRYMKYLRGCEHYFDDEMLDVSLVTYLKPAAAA
- a CDS encoding cyclopropane mycolic acid synthase family methyltransferase: MTELRPFYEESQATYDISDDFFALFLDPNMVYTCAYFKDEDMTLEEAQLAKLDLALDKLNLEPGMTLLDVGCGWGGAVVRALEKYDVNVIGITLSRNHYERSKARLAAIPTTRRAEARLQGWEEFNEKVDRIVSFEAFDAFKKERWPLFFDRAYELLPDDGSMLLHSIFTRKQTYWREHGITVTMSDLRFFRFLATEIFPGGGMCGEEDIIDNAKNSGFSVGEIQYLQAHYARTLDMWAANLEANREKAIAIQSQEVYDRFMRYLTGCAGLFRKGLSNVAQYTLTK
- a CDS encoding RNA polymerase sigma factor, which translates into the protein MTNLDGVFRREWGPAVAALARWSGDLTIAEDAVQEACAEALRTWPADGPPDNPGAWLVTVARNRARDRLRRESARPGKELAAVIDDIRARTEHSDPQPVRDDELRMMFTCAHPALDRQSQLALTLRLVSGLTVAEIARALLQTEAAVGQRITRAKNKIRHANIPLRVPPAELLPERTPHVLSCIYSVFTEGYWSTAGPSAIRDELCDEGVRLAGEICALMPHELDSHALAALVLLHDSRRPTRVDDNGALVPLEEQPRSRWDSARIARGLEQLRRAEGSTGPYLPQAVIAAVHATAPSFEETDWTTICAAYDRLLSVTNSPVVMTNRALAVGFRDGPDAGLAALEEVAGDPRLARSSLVASVRADLLRRAGRSTEALTWYRTALEYNGSEPARDFLRRRIAECTA
- a CDS encoding YciI family protein — its product is MQYFALLISRESDRTPEDGQAAMAAFQDFHAKAASAIRAGDALAPATEAVRVTGGPDAPIATDGPFAESAELACGYYVFEAENLDEALALARAVPVADFGAVEVWPIYHAAEPDWSGTGRWLALLLEPPATAFEPGTREWQAIAARHGDFAATAGTAIAGGAALHGPTSATTVRVRNGEVLITDGPYAEGAEVANGFYLLDAHDQDEAVKLASMIPATAVELRQLAGVSGL
- a CDS encoding alpha/beta fold hydrolase translates to MEVRSGTAVSGDVKLYYEDMGDPDDPPVLLIMGLGAQLLLWRTEFCEKLVSQGLRVIRYDNRDVGLSTKTDPYRGGQPLPLRLSRSWLGLPSEAAYRLEDMADDAAALLEHLGIDRAHVVGASMGGMIAQIFAAQFAERTKSLGIIFSSNNRPFLPPPAPRALLSLIKGPSPSSPRDVIIDNAVRVSRIIGSPGFRTDEEQLRADAIEAYERSFHPWGIAQQFGAIMASGSLLRYNRRITAPTVVIHGRADKLMRPTGGRAIARAIDGARLVLVDGMGHDLPRQLWDRVISELTVNFAQTA